A window from Jannaschia sp. S6380 encodes these proteins:
- the dnaE gene encoding DNA polymerase III subunit alpha, with product MTAPRFLHLRLHTEYSLLEGAVRLKGLPDLVARHDMPAVAVTDTNNMFAALEAATALAGRGIQPIMGCQIDVMHDPAAPGEKPRRPAPIVLLAQDEVGYENLMKLNSCLYLARPEMVPQVTLEELDAHAGGLICLTGGPDGAVGRLVADGQEAKAEAVLDRLAASFGDRLYVELQRQRAPEPTERFMVEAAYAKDLPLVATNDVYFAEASMHEAHDAFLCVAEGAYVDQQAPRRRVTPRHHFASQSEMAALFADLPEALENTVEIARRCSFKAYGRDPILPKFAEDEIEELRRQARAGLEARLAVIPHAAPVAEYEARLDYELGVIEGMGFPGYFLIVADFIKWAKDQDIPVGPGRGSGAGSLVAYALTITDLDPLRYGLLFERFLNPERVSMPDFDIDFCMDRREEVIAYVQRKYGRDRVGQIITFGALLSKAAVRDVGRVLGMPYGQCDQISKMIPVEGVKPVSITKALADEPRLREAARESEQDRRDGRTNPVKRLLDYAEKLEGLLRNASTHAAGVVIGDRPLDALVPLYKDPRSDMPATQFNMKWVEKAGLVKFDFLGLKTLTQVQNAVELIRAQGRDIHVAADGRHLYRPTEGTENDINAIPLDDAAAYALYSAARTVAVFQVESTGMMDALRRMKPTCIEDIVALVALYRPGPMENIPKYCEVKNGLSKRDKLHPSIDHILDETQGIIVYQEQVMQIAQEMAGYSLGGADLLRRAMGKKIQAEMDAQRPLFLEGAAKNGVSKDKAMEVWNLLDKFANYGFNKSHAAAYAVVSYQTAWLKANHPVEFMAGIMNSDIHLTDKLAVYAEEVRKSADRGGLGLEIVPPCVNRSAARFTVADGKLVYGLGALKNVGIEAMALVVEGRGDAPFATLYDFARRVDLKRVGKRPLEMLVRAGALDQLDANRARVLDALDALVGYSAAIHAQRASNQVSLFGEAGEDLPEPRLPFREDWLPAERLGEEFKAIGFYLSGHPLDDYMPALRRQKVLTLADVQTQTLNGPMVAKMAGIVSSRQERKSARGNRFAFVQVSDPTGAYETMVFSDTLDASRDHLEAGCRVILQVEATQEADQLKLLARAVTPMDDAVEAAPQIGLRIFVEGAGAVAPLRGLLDRLSGESGARGRGPMHLCLLGDDLPGEVELRLPDLYPVNPQVKGALRSLPGVAMVEEV from the coding sequence ATGACCGCGCCCCGATTCCTGCATCTTCGCCTTCACACCGAATACTCGCTGCTGGAAGGGGCCGTGCGCCTGAAAGGGTTGCCCGATCTGGTGGCGCGCCACGACATGCCCGCCGTCGCGGTCACCGACACCAACAACATGTTTGCCGCGCTCGAGGCGGCGACGGCGCTGGCCGGGCGCGGCATCCAGCCGATCATGGGCTGCCAGATCGACGTGATGCACGACCCCGCCGCCCCGGGCGAGAAGCCGCGCCGCCCCGCCCCGATCGTCCTGCTGGCCCAGGACGAGGTCGGGTACGAGAACCTGATGAAGCTGAACTCCTGCCTCTACCTCGCGCGGCCCGAGATGGTGCCCCAGGTGACGCTGGAGGAGCTGGACGCCCATGCCGGCGGCCTGATCTGCCTGACCGGCGGGCCCGACGGCGCGGTCGGGCGGCTGGTGGCCGACGGGCAGGAGGCCAAGGCGGAGGCGGTGCTGGACCGTCTGGCCGCGAGTTTCGGCGACCGTCTCTATGTCGAGCTGCAGCGCCAGCGCGCGCCCGAGCCGACCGAGCGGTTCATGGTCGAGGCCGCCTATGCCAAGGACCTGCCGCTGGTGGCGACGAATGACGTCTATTTCGCCGAGGCGTCGATGCACGAAGCGCATGACGCGTTCCTCTGCGTGGCCGAGGGGGCCTATGTCGACCAGCAGGCGCCCCGCCGCCGGGTGACGCCCCGGCACCATTTCGCGTCGCAGTCCGAGATGGCCGCCCTCTTCGCCGACCTGCCCGAGGCGCTGGAGAACACCGTCGAGATCGCGCGGCGCTGTTCGTTCAAGGCCTATGGCCGCGACCCCATCCTGCCCAAGTTCGCCGAGGACGAGATCGAGGAGCTGCGCCGTCAGGCCCGTGCCGGGCTGGAGGCAAGGCTGGCCGTCATCCCGCATGCGGCCCCCGTCGCCGAATACGAGGCGCGGCTCGACTACGAGTTGGGCGTGATCGAGGGGATGGGCTTTCCCGGCTACTTCCTGATCGTCGCCGACTTCATCAAATGGGCCAAGGACCAGGACATCCCCGTCGGTCCCGGTCGGGGGTCCGGCGCGGGGTCGCTGGTGGCCTACGCCCTGACGATCACCGACCTGGACCCGCTGCGCTATGGGTTGCTGTTCGAGCGGTTCCTGAACCCCGAGCGCGTCTCGATGCCGGATTTCGACATCGACTTCTGCATGGATCGCCGCGAGGAGGTGATCGCCTACGTGCAGCGCAAATACGGCCGTGACCGGGTGGGCCAGATCATCACCTTCGGCGCGCTTCTGTCCAAGGCGGCCGTGCGCGACGTAGGGCGGGTGCTGGGCATGCCCTACGGGCAATGCGACCAGATCTCCAAGATGATTCCGGTGGAGGGGGTCAAGCCCGTCAGCATCACCAAGGCCCTGGCCGACGAGCCGCGCCTGCGCGAGGCCGCGCGCGAGAGCGAGCAGGACCGCCGCGACGGGCGCACGAACCCCGTGAAGCGCCTGCTCGACTATGCCGAGAAGCTGGAGGGGCTCCTACGCAACGCCTCGACCCACGCGGCGGGCGTGGTGATCGGGGACCGGCCGCTGGACGCGCTGGTCCCGCTCTACAAGGATCCGCGGTCGGACATGCCGGCCACGCAGTTCAACATGAAATGGGTCGAGAAGGCGGGGCTGGTGAAGTTCGACTTCCTGGGCCTGAAGACCCTGACCCAGGTGCAGAACGCGGTCGAGCTGATCCGCGCGCAGGGCCGCGACATCCACGTCGCCGCCGACGGGCGACACCTCTATCGGCCGACCGAGGGGACCGAGAACGACATCAACGCCATCCCGCTCGACGACGCGGCGGCCTATGCGCTCTATTCGGCGGCGCGCACGGTGGCGGTGTTCCAGGTGGAATCGACGGGCATGATGGACGCGCTGCGGCGCATGAAACCCACCTGCATCGAGGATATCGTGGCGCTGGTCGCGCTCTACCGGCCCGGCCCGATGGAGAACATCCCGAAATATTGCGAGGTCAAGAACGGGCTGTCGAAGCGCGACAAGCTGCATCCCTCGATCGACCACATCCTGGACGAGACGCAGGGCATCATCGTCTATCAGGAACAGGTGATGCAGATCGCGCAGGAGATGGCGGGCTACTCCTTGGGTGGTGCCGACCTGCTGCGCCGTGCGATGGGCAAGAAGATCCAGGCCGAGATGGACGCCCAGCGGCCCCTGTTCCTGGAAGGCGCCGCCAAGAACGGCGTGTCGAAGGACAAGGCGATGGAGGTCTGGAACCTTCTCGACAAGTTCGCGAATTACGGCTTCAACAAGTCCCACGCCGCCGCCTATGCCGTCGTCAGCTACCAGACGGCCTGGCTCAAGGCCAACCACCCGGTCGAGTTCATGGCCGGGATCATGAATTCCGACATCCATCTGACCGACAAGCTCGCCGTCTATGCCGAGGAGGTCCGCAAATCCGCCGATCGGGGCGGCCTGGGGTTGGAAATCGTGCCGCCCTGCGTCAACCGCTCGGCCGCGCGGTTCACGGTGGCCGACGGCAAGCTGGTCTATGGCCTGGGCGCGCTCAAGAATGTCGGGATCGAAGCGATGGCCCTCGTGGTCGAGGGGCGCGGCGATGCGCCGTTCGCGACGCTCTACGACTTCGCCCGGCGCGTCGACCTGAAGCGCGTCGGCAAGCGCCCGCTGGAAATGCTGGTGCGCGCCGGCGCGCTCGACCAGCTCGACGCGAACCGGGCGCGTGTGCTCGACGCGCTCGACGCGCTGGTGGGCTACTCCGCCGCCATCCACGCGCAGCGCGCCTCCAACCAGGTCAGCCTGTTCGGCGAGGCCGGCGAAGACCTGCCCGAACCCCGCCTGCCCTTCCGCGAGGACTGGTTGCCCGCCGAACGACTGGGCGAGGAGTTCAAGGCGATCGGCTTCTACCTGTCCGGGCACCCGCTCGACGATTACATGCCGGCGCTGAGGCGGCAGAAGGTCCTGACGCTGGCCGATGTCCAGACCCAGACCCTGAACGGACCGATGGTCGCCAAGATGGCCGGCATTGTCTCGTCGCGGCAGGAACGGAAATCGGCGCGCGGCAATCGCTTCGCCTTCGTGCAGGTCTCCGACCCGACGGGCGCCTACGAGACGATGGTGTTCTCGGACACGCTGGACGCCAGTCGCGATCATCTGGAGGCCGGCTGCCGCGTCATCCTGCAGGTCGAGGCCACGCAGGAGGCCGACCAACTCAAGCTGCTGGCGCGGGCCGTCACCCCCATGGACGACGCGGTGGAGGCCGCCCCCCAGATCGGACTGCGGATCTTCGTCGAAGGGGCCGGCGCCGTCGCCCCGCTCCGCGGTCTGCTGGACCGGCTGTCGGGCGAAAGCGGCGCGCGGGGCCGTGGCCCGATGCACCTGTGCCTGCTGGGCGACGACCTGCCCGGCGAGGTGGAATTGCGCCTGCCCGACCTCTACCCCGTCAACCCGCAGGTGAAGGGCGCGCTGCGCTCCCTTCCCGGCGTGGCGATGGTTGAGGAGGTATGA
- the xdhC gene encoding xanthine dehydrogenase accessory protein XdhC, protein MSLDVARLERALDAHGAVARVVVIEARGSAPREAGTEMLVWADGFDGTIGGGALEWRALALARAVLEAGAPRVERMSLGPSLGQCCGGAVTLAIERLDAVPGLPWVRWIEGAEGPFAQDGRIREEVARPGRAVWIWGAGHVGRALAGVLEPLPDFTVTMVDEPARLPDAWAGATLLASADMPQAMRHAPLHAEHLILTYSHSIDLALCHAALTRGFGCCGLIGSATKWARFRSRLAALGHDATAIDQITCPIGDPALGKHPQAIAVGVASWLLSPQMQNRFSSRP, encoded by the coding sequence ATGAGCCTCGACGTCGCGCGGCTGGAACGGGCGCTCGACGCGCATGGCGCGGTGGCGCGCGTCGTCGTGATAGAGGCGCGGGGATCGGCGCCGCGCGAAGCGGGCACCGAGATGCTGGTCTGGGCGGACGGCTTCGACGGCACCATTGGCGGTGGCGCGCTGGAATGGCGCGCGCTGGCGCTGGCGCGCGCGGTGCTGGAAGCCGGCGCGCCGCGCGTGGAGCGGATGTCGCTGGGGCCGTCGCTGGGCCAGTGTTGCGGCGGCGCCGTGACACTGGCGATCGAGCGGCTGGACGCGGTGCCGGGCCTTCCCTGGGTCCGGTGGATCGAAGGGGCGGAGGGGCCGTTCGCGCAGGACGGTCGGATCCGCGAGGAGGTCGCCCGACCGGGGCGGGCCGTCTGGATCTGGGGCGCGGGACATGTCGGACGCGCGCTGGCCGGTGTGCTGGAGCCGCTGCCGGATTTCACCGTCACCATGGTGGACGAGCCTGCGCGGCTGCCCGATGCATGGGCGGGCGCCACGCTTCTAGCCAGTGCCGACATGCCGCAGGCGATGCGCCACGCCCCGCTTCATGCGGAACACCTGATCCTGACTTACAGCCATTCCATCGATCTGGCCCTCTGCCATGCTGCCCTGACGCGGGGTTTCGGCTGCTGCGGCCTGATCGGGTCCGCGACCAAATGGGCGCGGTTCCGGTCGCGGCTGGCCGCGCTGGGTCATGACGCCACCGCGATCGACCAGATCACCTGCCCGATCGGCGACCCGGCCCTGGGCAAGCACCCGCAGGCCATTGCCGTCGGCGTCGCGTCGTGGCTACTGTCGCCGCAGATGCAAAACCGCTTTTCGTCCCGCCCATGA
- the xdhB gene encoding xanthine dehydrogenase molybdopterin binding subunit — protein MSVAKPLPHESARLHVTGTARYTDDIPAPAGCLHLAFGLAETARGTLDGLALDAVRAAPGVVAVLTADDLDPVPDCSPSLGDEPLLCTGDIHYAGQPLYLVVADSHLNARRAARLHEARVTDAPAILTIEDALAAESWFDGGPRVWTDGDVVAALDGAPCRLSGQIEIGGQEHFYLEGQAALAIPSEAGEMHVLTSTQHPTEIQHKVADALGVPMHAVRSEVRRMGGGFGGKESQGNHLAVACAVAARHTGRACRMRYDRDDDFVVTGKRHDFRIAYEVGHDDDGRVLAVRFRHWTRCGWSQDLSLPVADRAMLHADNAYDIPAMSIESWRLRTNTQSATAFRGFGGPQGMLGIERVMDHVAHAVGRDPLDVRRRNFYADADGGEGPAPRAPRGISGQRNGRTHYGQAVTDFCLNALTERLAESCDYDARRARVAEWNAANDVLKRGIALTPVKFGISFTLTHLNQAGALVHVYADGSIHLNHGGTEMGQGLHSKVRQVAADRFGCDIARVKVTATDTGKVPNTSATAASSGADLNGMAVRAACDTLRTRIAAHLAAEHQAPADAVVFADDMVRVGGAEYPFERAAAMAYAARVPLSATGFYATPEISWDREAGQGRPFYYFAYGAACSEVVIDTLTGENRILRTDILHDAGASLNPALDIGQIEGGFAQGAGWLTTEELVWDGKGRLRTHAPSTYKIPCASDMPEVFEVALWEGENREDTIYRSKAVGEPPLMHGISVFLALSDAVAACGTAYPDLDAPATAERVLTTVRAAS, from the coding sequence ATGAGCGTCGCCAAACCCCTGCCGCACGAATCCGCGCGCCTGCACGTCACCGGCACCGCGCGCTATACCGACGACATCCCCGCCCCCGCCGGCTGCCTGCATCTGGCCTTCGGCCTGGCCGAGACGGCCCGCGGCACGCTCGACGGGCTGGCGCTCGACGCTGTCCGCGCCGCGCCCGGCGTCGTCGCGGTGCTGACCGCCGACGATCTGGACCCGGTCCCCGATTGCTCGCCCTCGCTGGGGGATGAGCCATTGCTGTGCACGGGCGACATCCACTATGCGGGCCAGCCGCTCTATCTGGTCGTGGCCGACAGCCACCTGAACGCCCGCCGCGCTGCCCGCCTGCACGAGGCACGCGTGACCGATGCGCCGGCCATCCTGACCATCGAAGATGCGTTGGCCGCCGAGAGCTGGTTCGACGGTGGCCCCCGCGTCTGGACGGATGGCGATGTCGTCGCCGCGCTGGATGGTGCGCCCTGCCGCCTGTCGGGCCAGATCGAGATCGGCGGGCAGGAGCATTTCTACCTCGAAGGGCAGGCCGCGCTGGCGATCCCGTCAGAGGCGGGCGAGATGCACGTCCTGACCTCCACCCAGCACCCGACGGAGATCCAGCACAAGGTGGCCGACGCACTGGGCGTGCCGATGCATGCCGTCCGGTCCGAGGTGCGCCGCATGGGCGGGGGGTTCGGCGGCAAGGAAAGCCAGGGCAACCACCTCGCCGTCGCCTGCGCCGTCGCCGCGCGGCACACCGGGAGGGCCTGTCGGATGCGCTACGATCGCGACGACGATTTCGTCGTGACCGGCAAGCGCCACGACTTCCGCATCGCTTATGAGGTCGGGCATGACGACGACGGGCGCGTGCTGGCGGTGCGCTTCCGCCACTGGACGCGCTGCGGCTGGTCGCAGGACCTGTCCCTGCCGGTGGCCGACCGGGCGATGCTGCATGCCGACAACGCCTACGACATCCCCGCCATGTCGATCGAAAGCTGGCGGCTGCGAACCAACACCCAGTCCGCGACCGCCTTCCGCGGTTTCGGCGGGCCGCAGGGGATGCTGGGGATCGAGCGGGTGATGGACCACGTCGCCCATGCCGTCGGGCGCGATCCGCTGGACGTGCGGCGGCGCAACTTCTATGCCGATGCGGACGGGGGCGAGGGGCCAGCCCCTCGCGCGCCCCGAGGTATTTCCGGCCAGAGGAACGGGCGGACGCATTACGGGCAGGCGGTGACGGACTTCTGCCTCAACGCGTTGACCGAACGCCTGGCCGAAAGCTGCGACTACGACGCGCGGCGGGCGCGGGTGGCCGAATGGAATGCCGCCAACGACGTGCTTAAGCGCGGGATCGCGCTGACACCGGTCAAGTTCGGCATCTCCTTCACGCTGACGCATTTGAACCAGGCGGGCGCGCTGGTGCATGTCTATGCCGACGGATCGATCCACCTGAACCATGGCGGCACCGAGATGGGGCAGGGCCTGCATTCCAAAGTGCGCCAGGTCGCAGCGGACCGCTTCGGTTGCGACATCGCGCGGGTCAAGGTGACGGCGACCGATACGGGCAAGGTGCCCAACACCTCGGCCACGGCGGCCAGTTCGGGGGCGGACCTGAACGGGATGGCCGTCCGCGCCGCCTGCGACACGTTACGCACCCGGATCGCCGCGCATCTCGCCGCCGAACACCAGGCGCCCGCCGATGCCGTCGTCTTCGCGGACGACATGGTCCGCGTCGGCGGCGCCGAGTACCCGTTCGAGCGAGCCGCCGCGATGGCCTATGCCGCCCGTGTCCCGCTTTCGGCGACCGGCTTCTACGCCACGCCCGAGATCAGCTGGGATCGTGAGGCAGGACAGGGGCGGCCGTTCTACTACTTCGCCTATGGTGCCGCCTGTTCCGAGGTGGTCATCGACACGCTGACGGGCGAGAACCGTATCCTGCGTACCGATATCCTGCACGACGCCGGCGCCTCGCTGAACCCCGCGCTCGACATCGGCCAGATCGAGGGCGGGTTCGCACAGGGCGCGGGCTGGCTGACGACCGAGGAGCTGGTCTGGGACGGCAAGGGTCGTCTGCGGACGCATGCGCCGTCGACCTACAAGATTCCCTGCGCGTCCGACATGCCGGAGGTGTTCGAGGTCGCGCTCTGGGAGGGTGAGAACCGGGAGGACACGATCTATCGCTCCAAGGCGGTGGGCGAGCCGCCCTTGATGCACGGGATCAGCGTCTTCCTGGCCCTGTCGGACGCGGTCGCGGCCTGTGGCACGGCCTATCCCGACCTCGACGCGCCGGCGACGGCGGAACGGGTGCTGACCACGGTGCGCGCCGCCTCATGA
- a CDS encoding HNH endonuclease has product MPAVFIQNPTSIYDDVYGQHYHFPKMYRGTVERCLGDWVVFYEGKRGSFGYTHVQKVVGIRPDPERAGHFYADLDSASALDFERLVPRTRLDGSRYESTLAPVAGNNMLAVRALSKSDFAAIVNEGLREVPDSDAHPRTGPLYEMAEGPAPFAIDRRQVLTSRPAREASFARTVKRAYGGRCAISGLTLRNGGGRSEVQAAHIRPVKDGGPDVVRNGLALSGTLHWMFDRGLISVAEDHSVLISHNKVDMATVARLIHPKHALIPPADPRHWPHPDFLRYHREEVFGRA; this is encoded by the coding sequence GTGCCCGCGGTCTTCATCCAGAATCCGACGTCGATCTATGACGACGTCTACGGGCAGCACTATCACTTCCCGAAGATGTATCGCGGCACGGTCGAGCGTTGCCTCGGGGATTGGGTCGTCTTCTACGAAGGAAAACGGGGGTCCTTCGGGTACACCCATGTCCAGAAGGTCGTTGGCATACGTCCCGACCCCGAACGGGCGGGACACTTCTACGCCGATCTCGATTCCGCCTCCGCGCTGGATTTCGAACGGCTGGTTCCCCGGACCCGCCTCGACGGATCGCGATACGAATCCACGCTGGCCCCCGTTGCGGGAAACAACATGCTGGCCGTCCGCGCCCTGTCCAAGAGCGATTTCGCCGCCATCGTGAACGAAGGATTGCGCGAGGTGCCAGATAGCGACGCCCATCCGCGAACGGGGCCGCTGTACGAGATGGCCGAGGGTCCGGCACCCTTCGCCATCGACCGCCGGCAGGTCCTGACCAGCCGTCCGGCCCGCGAGGCGAGTTTCGCGCGGACGGTCAAGCGCGCCTATGGCGGGCGCTGCGCGATATCGGGGCTGACGCTGCGCAACGGGGGCGGCCGGTCCGAGGTGCAGGCTGCACATATCAGGCCGGTCAAGGACGGCGGGCCCGATGTCGTGCGCAACGGTCTGGCGCTGTCGGGGACACTCCACTGGATGTTCGATCGCGGCTTGATCTCGGTCGCCGAGGATCATTCCGTGCTGATTTCACACAACAAGGTCGACATGGCGACCGTCGCGCGGTTGATCCATCCGAAACACGCGCTGATCCCCCCGGCCGATCCGCGTCATTGGCCGCATCCGGATTTCCTCCGCTACCACCGAGAGGAGGTTTTCGGCCGCGCGTGA
- the xdhA gene encoding xanthine dehydrogenase small subunit, with protein sequence MEIPFRLNGEDAVATTDDPTRTLLDWLREDRGLTGTKEGCNEGDCGACSVIVTGADGVARAFNACILFLPQLAGRAVRTVEGVTGPDGALHPVQQAMVDRHGSQCGFCTPGFVTTLAAAHARGATDHADQVAGNLCRCTGYAPILSAARDAARQPVPDHMRDVASPAAIRGDGAFYPRSADELADWYLDHPDATLIAGATDVGLWVTKQFRPLGQVAFLAGCDDLRGVAATDDAVEIGAMCDMETLRHAIAPLHPSFAELLRRYGSVQVRNAATIGGNIANGSPIGDSPPPLIALGAVLHLRRGDDRRSMPLEAFFLDYGRQDRRPGEFVERITIPRQIDSLTCHKLSKRFDQDISAVCGAFNLPVSDCIIRRPRLAFGGMAGVPRRATAAEAALDGHPLDPDALARAAAALAEDFTPLSDMRASAGYRLAAAQGMLRRLSHDSPSVLEVRP encoded by the coding sequence ATGGAGATCCCCTTTCGCCTGAACGGCGAGGACGCGGTCGCCACGACCGACGACCCGACCCGGACGCTGCTGGACTGGCTGCGCGAGGATCGCGGCCTGACCGGCACCAAGGAGGGCTGCAACGAGGGCGATTGCGGCGCTTGCTCGGTGATCGTCACCGGCGCCGACGGCGTGGCCCGGGCCTTCAACGCCTGCATCCTGTTCCTGCCGCAACTCGCCGGTCGCGCCGTGCGCACGGTCGAAGGGGTGACGGGCCCCGACGGCGCGCTGCACCCCGTCCAGCAGGCAATGGTCGATCGGCACGGGTCGCAATGCGGCTTCTGCACGCCGGGCTTCGTGACCACGCTGGCCGCCGCCCATGCGCGCGGAGCGACCGATCATGCCGACCAGGTCGCGGGCAACCTGTGCCGCTGTACCGGCTATGCCCCGATCCTGTCGGCCGCGCGCGATGCGGCCCGACAGCCGGTCCCGGACCACATGCGCGACGTCGCGTCCCCGGCCGCGATCCGGGGGGACGGGGCCTTCTACCCGCGCTCGGCTGACGAGCTCGCGGACTGGTATCTCGATCACCCCGACGCCACGCTGATCGCGGGGGCCACGGATGTCGGTCTCTGGGTGACGAAGCAGTTCCGCCCGCTGGGCCAGGTGGCGTTCCTCGCCGGATGCGACGACCTGCGGGGCGTTGCCGCAACCGACGACGCGGTCGAGATCGGCGCCATGTGCGACATGGAGACCTTGCGCCACGCCATTGCCCCTCTGCACCCCTCCTTCGCCGAACTACTGCGCCGCTACGGCAGCGTGCAGGTCCGCAACGCGGCCACGATCGGCGGCAACATCGCCAACGGCTCACCGATCGGCGACAGCCCGCCCCCGCTCATCGCGTTGGGCGCGGTTCTGCATCTGCGGCGCGGCGACGACCGGCGGTCGATGCCGCTGGAGGCGTTCTTCCTCGACTACGGCCGGCAGGACCGGCGACCGGGCGAGTTCGTGGAACGGATCACCATCCCGCGTCAGATCGACAGCCTGACCTGCCACAAGCTGTCCAAACGCTTCGATCAGGACATCTCGGCGGTGTGCGGGGCGTTCAACCTGCCCGTCTCCGACTGCATCATCCGTCGCCCGCGCCTCGCATTCGGCGGCATGGCCGGCGTTCCCAGGCGCGCGACGGCGGCCGAGGCCGCGCTGGATGGGCACCCCCTCGACCCGGACGCGCTGGCCCGCGCGGCGGCCGCGCTGGCGGAGGATTTCACCCCGCTCTCGGACATGCGCGCCTCGGCCGGATATCGCCTGGCGGCGGCGCAGGGGATGCTGCGGCGCCTGAGCCACGACAGCCCATCGGTGCTGGAGGTCCGCCCATGA